The Antarcticibacterium sp. 1MA-6-2 genome has a window encoding:
- a CDS encoding endonuclease/exonuclease/phosphatase family protein, with translation MKKLGFLLILLMSITAHSQCKEDLVVMSYNIRWNSPDDGINSWDNRKDWVTSSIVFFGADLVGAQEVTITQLKDMEKLLPKFGHVGVGRDGGQKGEFSPIFYVKERFELLENNTFWLSDTPEIVGSKGWDAALPRIVTWAKFRDKAKGITFYFFNSHFDHRGETARKNSAKVLTTRISEIAGEEPVILTGDFNTPPDSEPYVILNKTLDDVFEALNSDQIYSPGYTFNSWDIEAKGDRYRIDYIFYAGNKLSPRKYHVLDGQRGKRFISDHFPVIVTFEYINGSDSKN, from the coding sequence ATGAAAAAGTTAGGATTTTTACTGATACTCTTAATGAGTATAACGGCTCATAGCCAGTGTAAAGAGGATCTGGTGGTTATGTCCTATAATATTAGATGGAATAGTCCAGATGATGGAATTAACTCGTGGGATAATAGAAAAGATTGGGTAACAAGTAGTATCGTCTTTTTTGGCGCTGATTTGGTTGGGGCACAAGAAGTAACCATTACACAATTAAAGGATATGGAGAAGTTACTTCCCAAGTTTGGTCATGTAGGTGTTGGCCGCGATGGAGGCCAAAAGGGGGAATTTAGTCCAATTTTTTATGTTAAAGAACGGTTTGAACTCTTGGAAAATAACACTTTTTGGTTATCTGATACTCCTGAAATAGTGGGTTCAAAAGGTTGGGATGCTGCACTTCCCCGCATAGTAACGTGGGCAAAATTTAGAGATAAGGCCAAAGGAATAACCTTTTATTTTTTTAATTCGCATTTTGATCATAGAGGAGAAACAGCCAGAAAAAATAGTGCTAAAGTGCTCACTACCCGAATAAGTGAAATTGCGGGCGAAGAGCCTGTAATCCTTACCGGAGATTTTAACACTCCACCAGATTCGGAGCCATATGTCATATTAAACAAAACACTGGACGACGTGTTCGAGGCTTTAAACTCGGATCAAATTTATTCTCCGGGTTATACCTTTAACAGTTGGGACATAGAAGCCAAAGGAGATCGGTATAGAATCGATTATATTTTTTACGCAGGAAATAAACTCTCACCAAGAAAATACCATGTTCTTGATGGACAAAGGGGAAAACGATTTATTTCTGATCATTTTCCTGTAATTGTTACTTTTGAATACATAAATGGTTCTGATTCAAAAAATTAA